The following are encoded in a window of Oncorhynchus mykiss isolate Arlee chromosome 11, USDA_OmykA_1.1, whole genome shotgun sequence genomic DNA:
- the disp3 gene encoding protein dispatched homolog 3, which yields MDLEDEPLLFQSSWDAEEEEEQDEEDGESDTQINGGSSTTGGSIVWGAVGWVYTQPWVSGVVLGVGVFLPCALSAYMFLYCPPLDIDLSYSAFEVHSHFSAERFDALTIAIKTQLGSWDRRRRDVNHYDFTALQELLLDRLGRQGDEASNWTSHGGLNSKSLKNHTFKRVVMQQRGVALSQQETERHIEARAGKAKIREEDKNTTNLGKSESHESKGEEGDRDSERSRTRMRRFAPNYSYLQSQALWRMELVFVAQGGGDNNIFTPERLRTIHHIEHLLMQHPQFHQFCWKPLEVLRDLPLGPSYCSPPSSLLSYLFPSERGGRIYYDGMGPDLADIHGALSLAITHPQFYWYVDESLAPDRLSSSLLRSEIQFGAPLPSYYSLQDRPEEQRQRFRNFVVQYADILAQQSTSQVKVLYGGTELFDNEVRQTFHRDMLLALISGGCITLLVYVLTSFSVFLTFFGLTSIGLSCQVALFLYHVVFGVRYLGILNGVAAFVIIGIGVDDVFVFISTFRQASHLVHPVQRMMYTVKTAGRATFLTSFTTAAAYAANTFSQIPAVHDFGLFMALIVSCCWLWVSILMPAALCIWTQCVDPQENTCLKWWKALTGLSVSHSPLSDEDEDVALLSVEMEPGSCDTDVDAAILSLSVETSLSPPGRGTAGVVSANLQWALRHWVAEPAVEKRKVILGIYILVLLLSAGCCCLLRPATHAPLLFRPDTNLQTLLGLRNNLSAQGISCHMCSGLFMEKPHLLHSPTHTTPSMPGFHTQQHTQSPSNSTLQSPITPSISSITTGPLLTVYVSKLDVGASITLYRFSLNTSVPSPWKSLSAGQGEIPSFQAYSGPHSNFSTHMTVCVSRVYHPHPRWMITSQSCDPRHGWRSEFSFYVASAEQQHSRRLYFAQHKLSPHPSRVCAEPPGCVISSGPDGPTKGSFYIPLPTDSTSTKRSKTSGFNPCSGGGCGQPAVRPLVDTGAMVFVVFGILGVNRTQRTDNHVIGDMGSVILDPNFDIFQEIGHLCQICKAISANKQLVKPGGAQCLPSGNKLSSILPLLNPDCHSLPEPNLLPGQLSHGVVGTHGGRVSWLSMAFESTTYKGKSSFQTHSDFLQWETFLQEQLSTLPESSALRRGFQTCEHWKQIFMEIIGVESALCSLLLSLAICVAAVSVFTAHPLLLLPILLTILGVICLVVAIMYWLGWELGAVEAISLSILVGSSVDYCLHLVEGYLLAGETIPATSGHTMSLSAKRQRRSLDAVNHVGVAIVSSAVTTVISTVPLFFCVIVPFAKFGQIVAINTAVSILFTLTVTAAMLATMGPANFNRPPGAVLKASLAVLGTTAFGAALCWAGGQLGPVTWHTAVTM from the exons ATGGACTTAGAAGACGAGCCGTTGTTATTCCAGAGCAGCTGGGAtgctgaggaggaagaggagcaggacGAGGAAGATGGGGAGTCCGATACACAGATTAATGGGGGGAGCAGCACCACTGGAGGCAGCATAGTGTGGGGGGCGGTGGGCTGGGTCTACACACAGCCCTGGGTGAGTGGGGTGGTCCTGGGAGTTGGAGTCTTTCTTCCCTGTGCCCTCTCTGCCTACATGTTCCTATACTGCCCCCCATTGGACATAGACCTTTCCTACAGTGCCTTTGAGGTTCACAGCCACTTCTCCGCTGAGCGGTTTGATGCACTCACCATTGCCATAAAGACTCAGTTGGGGTCCTGGGACAGACGCAGGCGTGACGTGAACCACTATGACTTCACTGCTCTACAGGAGCTGCTGTTGGACAGACTGGGTAGGCAGGGAGATGAAGCATCCAACTGGACATCACACGGGGGGCTGAATTCGAAATCTCTGAAAAACCACACGTTCAAAAGAGTAGTTATGCAACAGAGAGGAGTTGCCCTGAGTCAGCAAGAGACTGAGAGGCATATAGAGGCAAGGGCTGGTAAAGCAAAGATAAGAGAGGAGGATAAAAATACAACTAACTTAGGAAAATCTGAGAGTCATGAGTCCAAAGGGGAAGAGGgcgacagagacagtgagagatcTCGCACTAGGATGCGCAGGTTTGCTCCCAACTACTCATACCTGCAGAGCCAAGCCCTGTGGAGGATGGAGCTGGTGTTTGTAGCTCAGGGTGGGGGGGACAACAACATCTTCACCCCAGAGCGTCTCCGCACCATCCACCACATAGAGCACCTGCTCATGCAGCACCCCCAGTTCCACCAGTTCTGTTGGAAGCCTCTGGAGGTCCTGAGAGACCTGCCCCTGGGTCCCTCCTACTGCTCCCCTCCAAgctccctcctctcctacctctTCCCCAGTGAACGGGGAGGCAGGATCTACTATGATGGCATGGGACCTGACCTGGCTGACATCCATG GTGCTCTGAGTCTAGCGATTACCCACCCACAGTTCTACTGGTATGTGGATGAGAGTCTGGCCCCTGACcggctctcctcctctcttctgcgCAGTGAGATCCAATTCGGAGCTCCGCTGCCCTCATACTACTCCCTCCAGGACCGGCCTGAGGAGCAGAGACAGCGCTTCAGGAACTTTGTGGTTCAGTACGCTGACATCCTGGCTCAGCAGTCCACCAG CCAGGTGAAGGTGCTGTATGGGGGCACAGAGCTGTTTGATAACGAGGTGAGACAGACCTTCCACAGAGACATGTTGCTGGCGCTGATCAGTGGGGGCTGCATCACTCTACTGGTCTAtgtcctcacctccttctcag TGTTCCTGACATTCTTTGGGCTCACTAGCATTGGTCTGAGCTGCCAGGTGGCTCTCTTCCTCTACCATGTGGTCTTTGGGGTGAGATACCTTGGCATCCTCAATGGAGTTGCAGCCTTTGTGATCATTGGCATTG GTGTGGATGATGTGTTTGTGTTCATCAGTACCTTCAGACAGGCTTCCCACTTGGTCCACCCGGTGCAGAGGATGATGTACACAGTGAAAACTGCTGGCCGAGCCACCTTTCTCACCTCCTTCACCACCGCAGCTGCCTACGCTGCTAACACCTTCTCACAG ATTCCGGCAGTGCATGACTTTGGCCTGTTCATGGCCCTCATTGTCAGCTGCTGCTGGCTCTGGGTGTCCATCCTCATGCCCGCTGCCCTGTGTATCTGGACCCAGTGTGTTGACCCCCAGGAGAACACCTGTCTCAAGTG GTGGAAAGCACTTACAGGACTGTCAGTTAGTCACAGTCCTTTGTCAGATGAGGATGAAGATGTGGCCCTCCTGTCGGTGGAGATGGAGCCAG GCTCCTGTGACACTGATGTAGATGCAGCCATTTTGTCCCTGTCAGTGGAGACCTCGCTCTCACCCCCAGGGCGGGGGACTGCAGGCGTGGTTAGCGCTAACCTTCAGTGGGCTCTGAGGCACTGGGTGGCAGAGCCAGCCGTGGAGAAACGCAAAGTCATTCTAG GCATCTACATCCTGGTTCTGCTGCTGTCTGCTGGGTGCTGCTGCCTCCTGCGGCCGGCTACTCATGCCCCGTTACTATTTCGCCCAGACACCAACCTCCAGACTCTACTGGGACTGAGGAACAACCTCAGTGCCCAGGGCATCTCTTGCCACATGTGCTCTG GTCTGTTCATGGAGAAACCACATCTTCTGCACAGCCCTACCCATACAACCCCCTCCATGCCTGGGTTTCACACTCAGCAACATACACAGAGCCCTTCAAACTCAACTCTACAAAGCCCAATCACACCAAGCATATCCTCCATCACAACAG GGCCTCTGTTGACAGTGTATGTCTCTAAGCTGGATGTGGGTGCTTCTATCACTCTGTACCGCTTCTCTCTGAATACCAGCGTGCCATCGCCCTGGAAAAGCCTCAGTGCCGGGCAAGGAGAAATTCCATCCTTTCAG GCATACAGTGGACCTCACAGCAACTTCAGCACccacatgactgtgtgtgtgtcccgtgTGTACCACCCCCACCCTCGCTGGATGATCACTTCCCAGTCATGTGATCCACGCCACGGCTGGAGGTCAGAGTTCAGCTTCTATGTGGCATCGGCTGAGCAGCAGCACAGCAG GAGGTTGTACTTTGCCCAGCACAAGCTGAGTCCTCATCCCAGCCGAGTGTGTGCAGAACCACCTGGCTGTGTGATCAGCTCCGGGCCTGACGGACCCACAAAGGGCTCTTTCTACATTCCACTGCCCACAG ATTCCACCTCAACCAAAAGGTCCAAGACTTCTGGTTTTAACCCCTGTAGTGGAGGTGGCTGTGGCCAGCCAGCAGTCCGTCCTCTGGTTGACACTGGTGCGATGGTGTTTGTGGTTTTTGGAATACTTGGAGTCAACCGCACCCAACGAACAGACAACCACGTCATTGGGGACATG GGTAGTGTGATATTGGATCCAAACTTCGATATCTTCCAAGAGATTGGACACCTCTGCCAAATCTGTAAAGCTATCAGTGCTAATAAACAGCTTGTGAAGCCGGGAGGAGCCCAGTGTCTACCGTCAG gCAACAAGCTTTCTTCTATCCTGCCCTTACTCAACCCAGACTGCCACTCCCTCCCTGAGCCCAACCTTCTGCCAGGCCAGCTGTCCCATGGGGTCGTGGGGACGCATGGTGGCAGAGTAAGCTGGCTCTCCATGGCCTTTGAGTCT ACCACCTACAAGGGGAAATCCTCTTTCCAGACACACTCAGACTTCCTCCAATGGGAGACCTTCCTACAAGAGCAGCTCTCGACTCTCCCAGAGTCCTCTGCTCTACGGAGAGGTTTCCAGACCTGTGAGCACTGGAAGCAGATCTTTATGGAAATCATAG GTGTCGAGAGCGCCCTCTGCAGTCTGCTCCTGTCCCTGGCCATCTGTGTGGCAGCTGTGTCTGTTTTCACTGCCCATCCGCTTCTGCTACTGCCAATACTCCTCACCATCCTGG GGGTCATCTGTCTGGTGGTGGCCATCATGTACTGGCTGGGCTGGGAGTTGGGGGCTGTGGAGgccatctctctgtccatccttgTGGGCTCCTCAGTGGACTACTGCCTGCACCTGGTGGAGGGCTACCTGCTAGCTGGGGAGACCATACCAGCCACATCAGGACACACTATG AGCCTGTCAGCTAAAAGGCAGAGAAGGTCCCTAGATGCAGTAAACCACGTGGGAGTTGCCATTGTGTCCAGTGCTGTCACCACCGTGATCTCCACAGtccctctctttttctgtgtCATCGTGCCTTTTGCTAAGTTTGGCCAGATTGTGGCCATTAACACAGCAGTGTCCATCTTGTTTACCCTGACTGTGACTGCAGCCATGTTGGCCACCATGGGCCCTGCCAACTTCAACAGGCCTCCTGGTGCCGTGCTGAAGGCCAGCCTGGCAGTACTGGGCACCACAGCCTTTGGGGCTGCCCTGTGCTGGGCAGGAGGGCAACTAGGACCAGTCACCTGGCACACAGCAGTCACCATGTGA